A DNA window from Tenuifilaceae bacterium CYCD contains the following coding sequences:
- a CDS encoding hypothetical protein (possible pseudo due to internal stop codon), with the protein MLEDDPLDAELNKAQLLLLEEYNCIVKWVTNRQDYLKVIASSSPDIVLSDFNIPQYNGINALNDLKQKKPLTPFIFVTGAIDEETAAETIKAGAWDYVVKDRLFRLPLAIRGALQLKEERINTFRAEEKNRQLSKAIEQSPVHIIICDKESNIEYVNKKFTEVTGYSSEEIIGKKIDALIPDHLKIEYYNSLSNINISNNGWNG; encoded by the coding sequence ATGCTCGAAGATGACCCCTTGGATGCAGAACTTAACAAAGCGCAACTGCTCTTGCTTGAGGAATACAACTGTATTGTTAAATGGGTTACTAACAGGCAAGACTACCTCAAGGTAATCGCCTCCTCATCACCCGACATTGTGCTTAGTGATTTTAATATTCCTCAATACAATGGCATTAACGCGCTCAACGACCTAAAACAAAAAAAGCCTCTAACCCCATTTATTTTTGTTACAGGAGCCATTGACGAAGAAACGGCAGCCGAAACCATCAAAGCGGGAGCTTGGGATTACGTTGTTAAGGATCGACTATTCCGTCTTCCCTTGGCCATTAGAGGGGCTCTGCAACTAAAGGAAGAACGAATCAACACTTTCCGGGCAGAGGAGAAAAATCGCCAGTTGTCTAAAGCAATTGAACAAAGCCCAGTTCACATCATAATATGCGACAAGGAAAGCAACATTGAGTACGTCAACAAAAAATTTACAGAAGTAACCGGGTACTCTTCCGAAGAAATAATTGGTAAGAAAATAGATGCACTTATTCCGGATCACTTAAAAATAGAATACTACAACTCACTCAGCAACATCAACATATCCAACAATGGGTGGAATGGATAA
- a CDS encoding response regulator, with product MEKLARILYAEDSMDDIELTLAAFKEINMVNQIDIVRDGEEVIDYLFYKGKYANRENCTPTFVLLDIKMPKLDGIEVLKIIRQTDEYKSLPIVMLTSSQMEMDIIRSYQLGANGYVIKPIDFPEFVKAIKGIGYFWAILNTPPSK from the coding sequence ATGGAAAAACTTGCACGAATTCTGTATGCCGAAGATAGCATGGATGATATAGAACTCACCCTTGCAGCATTCAAGGAGATTAACATGGTTAATCAGATTGATATTGTTCGGGATGGCGAAGAGGTTATTGATTACCTATTCTACAAAGGCAAATACGCCAATCGGGAAAATTGTACACCCACATTTGTTCTTCTTGACATAAAAATGCCCAAACTTGATGGAATTGAGGTTCTGAAAATCATACGGCAAACCGATGAATACAAGAGTCTTCCGATAGTTATGCTAACCTCATCGCAGATGGAAATGGATATTATCCGCAGCTACCAACTCGGGGCAAACGGCTATGTGATTAAACCTATAGATTTCCCCGAATTTGTGAAAGCAATAAAGGGAATTGGTTATTTTTGGGCCATTCTAAATACACCTCCAAGCAAATGA